One Actinospica robiniae DSM 44927 genomic region harbors:
- a CDS encoding MFS transporter encodes MASESTATDTAADRDGEKQAAYRDLFAIREYRFVFAAKTQSDFGDYLARVALTFLVFGRSHSPALAAAAYSITYFPWVFAPLLSVLADRRPRRTVMVVCDAARTVLYGSLAIPGMPVAGLFAVVLVAAGFAVPFETSRSALLPDILPGDRYVLASGLGAAATQVSQLAGFAAGGMIVLAVHPTGALLIDAATFAVSALSVWSGVCHRPAAAGVESTGRGLRAAAGAMAAGARYVFRQPVLRTYLVLMWASCLFVYAFEGQAASLATQLRGGPRLGGLILAAAPAGVAIGSIALTRLLAPRRRVRLVLPLAFTACAVQTVLWTSPGPAIVVLVFFAVGLSGVYSSILNPLFVRAVDPQFRGRAMGVAVAGINLAQGIAAITAGILARAVGPADALAWFGLIGSCVPLLVLPLWRRR; translated from the coding sequence GCAAGCCGCCTACCGCGACCTGTTCGCGATCCGCGAGTACCGGTTCGTGTTCGCGGCCAAGACTCAGTCCGATTTCGGCGACTACCTGGCCCGGGTGGCGTTGACGTTTCTGGTGTTCGGCCGCAGTCACTCCCCGGCGCTGGCGGCCGCGGCGTACTCGATCACTTATTTCCCCTGGGTTTTCGCTCCCCTCCTCTCCGTTCTGGCCGATCGTCGGCCGCGCCGCACGGTGATGGTGGTCTGCGACGCGGCCCGAACCGTGCTGTACGGATCGCTGGCGATTCCCGGGATGCCGGTGGCCGGCCTGTTCGCCGTCGTGCTCGTCGCCGCCGGTTTCGCCGTACCCTTCGAAACCTCGCGCAGCGCCTTGCTGCCCGACATCCTGCCCGGCGATCGCTACGTTCTCGCAAGCGGCTTGGGCGCGGCCGCTACCCAGGTATCCCAACTCGCGGGATTCGCCGCAGGCGGCATGATCGTCCTGGCGGTGCACCCGACCGGGGCCCTCCTGATCGACGCGGCGACGTTCGCGGTCTCGGCGCTGTCGGTGTGGAGCGGAGTGTGCCACCGGCCTGCCGCCGCCGGAGTCGAATCCACCGGCCGGGGCCTGCGCGCCGCAGCCGGCGCGATGGCTGCCGGGGCCCGATACGTGTTCCGCCAGCCGGTGCTGCGCACTTATCTGGTCTTGATGTGGGCCTCGTGCTTGTTCGTTTACGCATTCGAAGGACAGGCCGCGTCTCTGGCTACGCAACTGCGCGGAGGCCCGCGCCTCGGCGGCCTGATACTGGCGGCCGCGCCGGCCGGCGTCGCCATCGGCTCGATCGCGCTGACCCGCCTCCTCGCCCCGCGGCGGCGAGTGCGCCTGGTGCTCCCGCTGGCCTTTACCGCGTGCGCCGTCCAGACGGTGCTGTGGACGAGTCCGGGTCCGGCGATCGTCGTGCTGGTGTTCTTCGCCGTCGGCTTGAGCGGCGTGTACTCCTCCATCCTCAACCCGCTCTTCGTCCGAGCGGTCGATCCGCAGTTCCGTGGACGCGCCATGGGCGTGGCCGTGGCGGGGATCAACCTGGCCCAGGGCATCGCCGCGATCACGGCCGGCATCCTGGCCCGCGCCGTCGGACCCGCCGACGCACTCGCCTGGTTCGGGCTGATCGGATCCTGTGTACCTCTGCTGGTGCTGCCGCTCTGGCGGCGTCGCTGA
- a CDS encoding oxidoreductase, translated as MADERPSSWTASDVPDVAGRVAVITGANTGIGFETARILAQRGARVVLACRSVERGRQAAERIADSPAGAPEVVELDLGSLASVSRAAEQLRDSHPRIDLLINNAGVMDVPYGTTEDGFERHLATNHLGHFALTGLLLPQLVNVPSSRVVVVGSLVHTRGRIDFDDLAFTQDYKPSRGYARSKLANLLFAFELHRRLAAAGAETAALAAHPGVSATALDRYEPMWVRLVTGLLKPVVFQSAAMGALPTLRAATDPAAAGGAYYGPDGRKGFKGHPVLVAAADAAHDPQVAQRLWEESERLTGVSFLG; from the coding sequence ATGGCTGATGAACGTCCTTCTTCCTGGACCGCGTCCGACGTCCCGGACGTGGCCGGGCGGGTCGCGGTGATCACCGGCGCGAACACGGGGATCGGGTTCGAGACGGCGCGGATACTCGCGCAGCGCGGAGCGCGGGTGGTGCTGGCCTGCCGCTCCGTGGAGCGGGGGAGGCAGGCCGCAGAGCGGATCGCGGATTCTCCTGCCGGCGCACCTGAGGTGGTCGAACTCGACCTCGGGTCACTGGCTTCGGTCTCGCGCGCGGCCGAGCAGTTGCGCGACTCACACCCGCGCATCGACCTGCTGATCAACAACGCCGGGGTGATGGACGTCCCGTACGGTACGACCGAAGACGGCTTCGAGCGACACCTCGCAACCAACCACCTCGGTCACTTCGCGCTCACCGGGCTGCTTCTGCCGCAGCTGGTAAACGTCCCGAGTTCGCGCGTGGTCGTAGTGGGCAGTCTCGTGCACACGCGGGGCCGCATCGACTTCGACGACCTCGCATTCACTCAGGACTACAAGCCGAGCCGCGGCTACGCCCGCTCGAAGCTCGCGAACCTGCTGTTCGCCTTCGAGCTGCATCGCCGGCTCGCGGCCGCCGGCGCGGAGACTGCGGCGCTGGCTGCGCACCCCGGGGTCTCGGCCACGGCCCTCGACCGGTACGAGCCGATGTGGGTCCGGCTGGTGACGGGGCTGCTCAAGCCCGTGGTGTTCCAGAGCGCTGCGATGGGCGCGCTGCCGACGCTGCGTGCGGCCACGGACCCCGCGGCCGCCGGAGGTGCGTACTACGGCCCGGACGGACGCAAGGGGTTCAAGGGACACCCCGTGCTCGTCGCAGCCGCCGACGCCGCGCACGATCCGCAGGTCGCACAGCGGCTGTGGGAAGAGTCCGAGCGGTTGACCGGCGTTTCGTTTCTTGGATGA
- a CDS encoding AfsR/SARP family transcriptional regulator, translating into MEFAILGPVRVLLRGEPVRVGGPRERKVLAALLLRAGHPVRTEFLIEVVWGETPPATARAQVYNSIATLRRALARGEDADDVRIEGERGGFVLFLGTSTLDAARFEEALAAADELIADGGRTQATDVLREALSWWRGGALEGVGSAALGGEAHRLDEARLEALERRIGIDVESGQLRDLVGELGALTHAHPLRESLVGLLMQALYRTGRQADALAAYRECRTRLREELGVEPGPELSRLHEQILRADPSLSTSSDAPEAELAEPEETAADAEKPVPRQLPAGIGHFTGREEILDALDAVLAADAAAPVVALTGSAGIGKTATAVHWAASRAARFPGGCLYVNLQGFDPVGPPLPPQQALRGFLTALGVPREQIPGATAEQIGLYRSLLAERRVLVVLDNARRADQVRPLLPAGSNCFTLVTSRDRLTGLAAVDGAHALPLALLSPTDAVELLRRRIGPDRADKEPAALDELVQLCARLPLALNIAAARIAERPQLPISRFVARMRGEGASLAALDAGDPVACVQAVFDWTYRQLDASAARLFRRLGMHPGPEVGVDACTALLGGDESDTLAALDQLVGLHLLEESSAPERYTAHDLLHAFAAELCREEEGEEGCVDLRVLLFDHYLHSAHAAELLLQPGRPPIDLTPAHPGAFPVAPADADAAMQWFETETEVLVSCVGVAPALGLDQHLWQLAWAATTFLDRSGRHLELLEMLDGALEALERLGDVDGRIRTHIDLGMLLGNMRSPAEARRHLNAALELCTRNGDDPHTQGRATLVLARMGLDEGTYDEALELALEAIGLFRKAERPVATAFSLEVVASVSRALGDHPQALRSSEEALAILREPGVPAVPVLEADLHQNVALTRLDLGETAAALVHQGEALEIYRRLGERVWTAEAHMHLGDVHAAAGEPDQARREWERSLELYRELEHPAAERVRSRLSGVR; encoded by the coding sequence GTGGAATTCGCCATACTCGGACCGGTGCGGGTGCTCTTGCGCGGCGAGCCAGTCCGGGTCGGCGGTCCGCGCGAGCGCAAGGTCCTCGCGGCGCTGTTGCTGCGGGCCGGCCATCCGGTACGCACCGAGTTCCTGATCGAAGTGGTCTGGGGCGAGACCCCGCCCGCCACCGCCCGGGCCCAGGTGTACAACAGCATCGCCACGCTGCGCCGCGCGCTGGCGCGGGGCGAGGACGCGGACGACGTGCGGATCGAGGGGGAGCGCGGCGGGTTCGTGCTGTTCCTCGGCACGAGCACGCTCGACGCCGCCCGGTTCGAGGAGGCCCTGGCCGCGGCCGACGAGCTGATCGCCGACGGCGGGCGGACGCAGGCCACTGACGTGCTGCGCGAGGCGTTGTCCTGGTGGCGCGGCGGCGCGTTGGAGGGCGTGGGCAGCGCCGCGCTCGGCGGGGAGGCGCACCGGCTGGACGAGGCGCGCCTGGAGGCGCTGGAGCGCCGGATCGGGATCGACGTCGAGTCCGGGCAGCTTCGGGACCTGGTCGGCGAGCTCGGCGCGCTGACCCACGCGCATCCGCTGCGCGAGAGCCTGGTCGGTCTGCTGATGCAGGCGCTTTACCGGACCGGTCGGCAGGCCGACGCGCTGGCCGCGTACCGGGAATGTCGGACGAGGCTGCGCGAGGAGCTCGGCGTCGAGCCGGGCCCCGAGCTCTCCCGTCTGCACGAGCAGATCCTGCGCGCCGATCCGTCCCTTTCCACGAGCTCTGACGCGCCCGAGGCCGAGCTGGCCGAGCCGGAGGAGACCGCCGCGGACGCCGAGAAGCCGGTGCCGCGGCAGTTGCCGGCCGGTATCGGGCATTTCACCGGGCGCGAGGAGATCCTGGACGCGCTCGACGCCGTGCTGGCCGCGGACGCCGCGGCGCCGGTGGTCGCGCTCACCGGGAGTGCCGGCATCGGGAAGACCGCGACCGCCGTGCACTGGGCGGCGAGCCGCGCCGCGCGCTTCCCGGGCGGCTGCCTCTATGTCAACCTCCAGGGTTTCGACCCGGTCGGGCCGCCGCTGCCGCCCCAGCAGGCCCTGCGCGGATTCCTCACGGCCCTCGGCGTGCCCCGGGAGCAGATCCCGGGCGCGACGGCCGAGCAGATCGGCCTGTACCGCAGCCTGCTGGCCGAACGCAGGGTCCTGGTCGTGCTGGACAACGCCCGGCGCGCGGATCAGGTCAGGCCCCTGCTTCCGGCCGGCTCGAACTGCTTCACCCTGGTCACCAGCCGGGACCGGCTCACCGGCCTCGCCGCGGTGGACGGCGCGCACGCGCTGCCGCTCGCCCTGCTCAGTCCCACGGACGCCGTCGAACTGCTGCGTCGCCGGATCGGCCCGGACCGCGCGGACAAGGAGCCCGCGGCGCTGGACGAGCTGGTGCAGCTGTGCGCCAGGCTTCCGCTCGCGCTGAACATCGCGGCCGCGCGGATCGCGGAGCGGCCGCAGCTCCCGATCAGCCGGTTCGTCGCGCGGATGCGTGGGGAGGGCGCGAGCCTGGCTGCGCTCGACGCCGGGGACCCGGTCGCCTGCGTCCAGGCCGTGTTCGACTGGACGTACCGTCAGCTCGACGCCTCCGCGGCGCGCCTGTTCCGCCGGCTCGGCATGCATCCGGGGCCCGAGGTCGGCGTCGATGCGTGCACGGCCCTGCTCGGCGGCGACGAATCGGACACGCTGGCGGCGCTGGATCAGCTCGTGGGCCTGCATCTGCTGGAGGAGTCGAGCGCCCCGGAACGCTACACCGCGCACGACCTGCTGCATGCCTTCGCCGCCGAACTGTGCCGGGAGGAGGAGGGCGAAGAGGGCTGCGTTGATCTTCGCGTGCTGCTGTTCGACCACTATCTGCACAGCGCTCACGCGGCCGAGCTCCTGTTGCAGCCGGGCCGCCCGCCCATCGACCTGACGCCGGCCCACCCCGGCGCGTTCCCGGTCGCGCCCGCCGACGCCGACGCGGCGATGCAGTGGTTCGAGACCGAGACGGAGGTCCTCGTCTCCTGTGTCGGCGTCGCCCCCGCACTCGGCCTCGATCAGCACCTGTGGCAGCTCGCGTGGGCCGCGACCACGTTCCTCGACCGCAGCGGGCGCCATCTCGAGCTGCTGGAGATGCTCGACGGCGCGTTGGAAGCCTTGGAGCGGCTCGGCGACGTCGACGGCAGGATCCGTACGCACATCGATCTCGGGATGCTGCTGGGCAACATGAGGTCGCCCGCCGAAGCGCGCCGGCATCTGAACGCGGCCCTCGAGCTGTGCACGAGGAACGGTGACGACCCGCACACGCAGGGCCGGGCGACGCTCGTGCTGGCCCGGATGGGCCTGGACGAGGGCACCTACGACGAGGCGCTGGAGCTGGCGCTCGAGGCGATCGGGCTCTTCCGGAAGGCCGAGCGGCCGGTTGCGACGGCGTTCTCGCTCGAGGTCGTCGCGTCCGTCTCCCGGGCCCTCGGCGATCATCCGCAGGCCCTGCGCTCCAGTGAGGAGGCGCTCGCGATCCTGCGCGAACCGGGCGTTCCGGCCGTGCCCGTGCTGGAGGCCGATCTGCATCAGAACGTGGCGTTGACCAGGCTCGACCTCGGCGAGACGGCCGCGGCGCTGGTCCACCAGGGCGAGGCGCTGGAGATCTACCGCCGGCTCGGCGAGCGGGTCTGGACCGCGGAGGCGCACATGCACCTCGGCGACGTCCACGCCGCGGCCGGCGAGCCGGACCAGGCCAGGCGGGAGTGGGAGCGCTCGCTCGAGCTGTACCGGGAACTCGAGCACCCGGCAGCGGAACGGGTGCGATCCCGGCTCAGCGGTGTGCGCTGA
- a CDS encoding adenosine deaminase: protein MPHNDRIGALPKAELHLHIEGTLEPELALDLAQRNGVELPFADADQLRAAYRFENLQSFLDLYYALTVVLRTEADFTELAGAYLRRAAAQGVRHAEIFFDPQAHIHRGVELDTVVAGLQAALETAPGLGVSTRLIMCFLRDLSEADALAVFEAARPWFGTVITGIGLDSTEIGNPPAKFTDLFRRAREAGLHRVAHAGEEGPAANITDALDLLQAERVDHGVRCLEDPALVARLAAEQIPLTVCPLSNLRLRVVDTLADHPLPRMLAEGLLATVNSDDPAYFGGYVADNFHALADEPALGLEPETLRLLAANSFKASFLDEQTRAAYLAEVAAHRF, encoded by the coding sequence ATGCCGCATAACGACCGCATCGGCGCCCTGCCCAAGGCCGAGCTGCATCTGCACATCGAGGGCACCCTCGAACCCGAACTCGCCCTCGATCTGGCCCAGCGCAACGGCGTCGAGCTGCCCTTCGCGGACGCCGACCAACTCCGTGCGGCCTACCGGTTCGAGAACCTGCAGTCGTTCCTGGACCTCTATTACGCGCTGACGGTCGTACTGCGCACGGAAGCGGACTTCACCGAGCTCGCCGGGGCGTACCTGCGCCGGGCCGCGGCGCAGGGCGTGCGGCACGCCGAGATCTTCTTCGACCCGCAGGCCCACATCCACCGCGGCGTGGAGCTCGACACTGTCGTCGCCGGACTCCAGGCCGCGCTGGAGACAGCACCCGGACTCGGCGTCAGCACCCGTCTGATCATGTGCTTCCTGCGCGACCTGAGCGAGGCGGACGCGCTGGCCGTGTTCGAGGCCGCGCGCCCCTGGTTCGGCACCGTCATCACCGGCATCGGACTGGACTCCACCGAGATCGGCAACCCGCCCGCGAAGTTCACCGACCTCTTCCGCCGCGCCCGCGAAGCCGGCCTGCACCGCGTCGCACACGCGGGCGAGGAAGGCCCGGCCGCCAACATCACCGACGCCCTGGACCTCCTCCAGGCCGAACGGGTGGACCACGGTGTCCGCTGCCTGGAAGATCCGGCCCTGGTCGCGCGCCTGGCCGCAGAGCAGATCCCGCTGACCGTGTGCCCCCTGTCCAACCTGCGCCTGCGCGTCGTGGACACCCTCGCCGACCACCCGCTGCCACGCATGCTCGCGGAAGGCCTGCTCGCCACCGTCAACTCCGACGACCCGGCATACTTCGGCGGCTACGTCGCAGACAATTTCCACGCTCTGGCCGACGAGCCCGCGCTGGGCCTGGAACCCGAGACCCTGCGACTGCTCGCCGCCAACTCGTTCAAGGCCTCGTTCCTCGATGAGCAGACCCGGGCCGCCTACCTCGCCGAAGTCGCCGCGCACCGCTTCTGA
- a CDS encoding VOC family protein, translated as MEVSVLFAAVSVADLEVALAWYADLFGRPADMPVNESESMWQCSDSAWLYVVRDAERAGSSVVTICVPDLDAAMAELAERGIAGPPVEQVTEHARKAGYADPDGNRVALIEVRMPS; from the coding sequence ATGGAAGTGTCCGTCCTGTTCGCCGCCGTATCGGTCGCAGACCTCGAGGTGGCGCTGGCCTGGTACGCCGACCTGTTCGGCCGCCCGGCCGACATGCCGGTGAACGAGTCGGAGTCGATGTGGCAGTGCAGCGACTCAGCCTGGCTCTACGTCGTGCGCGACGCCGAGCGCGCCGGCTCCTCGGTCGTGACGATCTGCGTGCCCGACCTCGACGCCGCGATGGCCGAGTTGGCCGAGCGCGGCATCGCCGGCCCGCCGGTCGAGCAGGTCACCGAGCACGCGCGCAAGGCAGGGTACGCCGATCCCGACGGCAACCGCGTCGCGCTGATCGAGGTCCGCATGCCGAGCTGA
- a CDS encoding YybH family protein, whose protein sequence is MGEPTDAQDRNAADEAVLRDVLDRWKSAVDAHEPERVAAVFTEDAIFQGLHPYSVGRRGVADYYASQPLGMKAGYQVLETRRLAPDLVLGYLAVEFTYTDREPLPVFLAVIAVSAPEGNRITHYQVSKLG, encoded by the coding sequence ATGGGCGAGCCGACTGACGCGCAAGACCGCAACGCCGCCGACGAGGCTGTCCTACGAGACGTGCTGGACCGGTGGAAGTCCGCGGTCGATGCGCACGAACCTGAGCGCGTCGCCGCCGTCTTCACCGAAGACGCCATTTTCCAGGGCCTGCACCCCTACTCCGTGGGGCGACGCGGAGTCGCCGACTACTACGCCTCCCAACCGCTTGGCATGAAGGCCGGCTACCAGGTCCTGGAAACCCGCCGGCTGGCTCCCGACCTCGTCCTGGGCTATCTGGCCGTCGAGTTCACCTACACCGACCGCGAACCCCTGCCCGTCTTTCTGGCCGTGATCGCCGTCAGCGCCCCCGAGGGCAACCGGATCACCCATTACCAGGTCTCCAAGCTGGGCTGA
- a CDS encoding SDR family NAD(P)-dependent oxidoreductase, with translation MSTPGKKVAVITGASQGIGAALVRAYRELGYAVVATSRGIAPSQDADIVTVQGDIADPATAERVIAAGLERFGRVDTLVNNAGAFVAKPFIEYTQEDYDAVNGVNLGGFFRITQLAVEQMLRQEGGHVVQITTSLVDHANSAVPSVLASLTKGGLQSATKSLAIEYATRGIRSNAVSPGTVKTPMHPEEYHGTLAALHPVGRMGEISDIVDAVLYLENAPFVTGEILHVDGGQSAGH, from the coding sequence ATGAGTACTCCCGGCAAGAAGGTCGCCGTCATCACCGGCGCGTCGCAGGGCATCGGCGCCGCCCTGGTGCGGGCCTACCGCGAACTCGGCTACGCGGTCGTCGCCACTTCCCGCGGCATCGCACCGTCGCAGGATGCGGACATCGTCACCGTCCAGGGCGACATAGCCGATCCCGCGACCGCCGAGCGCGTCATCGCCGCCGGGCTCGAACGCTTCGGCCGCGTCGACACGCTCGTCAACAACGCAGGGGCGTTCGTCGCCAAGCCGTTCATCGAATACACGCAAGAGGACTACGACGCGGTCAACGGCGTCAACCTGGGCGGATTCTTCCGCATCACGCAGCTCGCGGTCGAGCAGATGCTCCGTCAGGAAGGCGGACACGTGGTCCAGATCACCACCAGCCTGGTGGATCACGCCAACTCCGCGGTCCCGTCGGTGCTGGCCTCCCTGACCAAGGGAGGATTGCAGTCCGCCACCAAGTCGCTGGCGATCGAGTACGCCACCCGTGGTATCCGCAGCAACGCGGTATCGCCGGGCACCGTCAAGACGCCCATGCACCCGGAGGAGTACCACGGGACGCTCGCCGCGCTGCACCCGGTCGGGCGGATGGGCGAGATCAGCGACATCGTCGACGCGGTGCTCTACCTCGAGAACGCACCGTTCGTCACCGGTGAGATCCTCCACGTCGACGGAGGCCAGAGCGCAGGCCACTGA
- a CDS encoding YbfB/YjiJ family MFS transporter: MSPDRACGVREVAELTAMTAAAHKASVDTSSTRPWRVTVQGAAALAAAMGVGRFVYTPILPLMHAQAGLSVQQGTELATANYLGYLVGALVGIASPRTMRSPTTLRLSLAVVVATLALMPTKEDFAGWFVLRLVAGAASALVFVAAVGALFGALRGQGPHLAGWALGGIGAGIALSGALALVVHGANGWRLTWWLAATLCAALTIVAWRLPMPAGTSSGTTLDASEPGRAGAFDARFGFLLTAYALEGVGYIVAGTFLVAAIDQDSARWVGSGAWVLAGCAALPSSALWARLARTWPRPMLLATALLLQAAGVALPTVIGGTCAALISAAAFGATFVGISTLALAHGSASGVPRAAAILTTGYSLGQIAGPLLVTPVLHNGYRQALMIAALVLIFAAATSVFAQRRGRLVVGGE; this comes from the coding sequence ATGTCGCCGGACCGCGCGTGTGGTGTGAGGGAGGTCGCGGAATTGACGGCAATGACAGCAGCGGCGCACAAGGCGTCCGTGGATACGTCGTCGACGCGGCCTTGGCGGGTGACGGTTCAAGGGGCTGCGGCGTTGGCGGCTGCCATGGGTGTCGGGCGCTTCGTCTACACACCGATCCTGCCGCTCATGCACGCGCAGGCGGGATTGAGTGTGCAGCAGGGGACTGAACTGGCCACCGCGAACTACTTGGGTTATCTCGTGGGCGCGTTGGTGGGCATCGCTTCGCCTCGCACGATGCGCTCCCCCACGACTCTTCGCTTGTCACTGGCGGTCGTCGTAGCGACTCTCGCGCTGATGCCGACGAAAGAGGATTTCGCCGGATGGTTCGTGCTGCGGTTGGTGGCCGGAGCCGCGAGCGCGCTGGTGTTCGTCGCCGCGGTCGGGGCCTTGTTCGGAGCGCTGCGGGGGCAGGGCCCGCATCTGGCGGGCTGGGCGCTCGGCGGCATCGGCGCAGGCATCGCGCTCTCCGGGGCACTCGCGCTTGTCGTACACGGCGCGAACGGTTGGCGGCTGACCTGGTGGCTCGCGGCAACGCTGTGCGCCGCTCTCACCATCGTGGCTTGGCGATTGCCGATGCCGGCCGGCACGAGTTCCGGCACCACACTTGACGCCTCCGAACCCGGCCGCGCCGGCGCGTTCGACGCCCGATTCGGCTTTCTGTTGACGGCATACGCCCTCGAGGGTGTGGGATACATCGTCGCAGGAACCTTTCTCGTCGCGGCCATCGACCAGGACTCCGCGCGATGGGTGGGCTCAGGTGCATGGGTACTGGCGGGATGCGCGGCACTACCGTCTTCAGCGCTGTGGGCAAGGCTCGCCCGCACATGGCCGCGTCCGATGCTGCTGGCGACCGCGCTGCTGCTGCAGGCCGCCGGAGTAGCCTTGCCCACGGTCATCGGCGGGACATGCGCGGCGCTCATATCGGCCGCGGCTTTCGGGGCCACCTTCGTCGGCATCAGCACTCTTGCTCTCGCGCACGGTTCCGCCTCGGGTGTTCCGCGGGCCGCGGCGATTCTCACCACCGGCTACAGCCTCGGCCAGATCGCCGGGCCGCTCCTGGTTACTCCCGTGCTCCACAACGGATACCGCCAGGCGCTGATGATCGCCGCCCTGGTCCTCATCTTCGCGGCTGCCACGAGCGTCTTCGCACAGCGCCGCGGGCGTCTGGTCGTCGGGGGCGAGTAA
- a CDS encoding LysR family transcriptional regulator: protein MELRQLGYFVAVAEELNFGRTAARLRIAGPSLSQQIKALERDLGVRLFDRDRRSVALSAHGEALLADARALLEQADLLRRRATELAGAEAVRLGYVSWRPTDLVERAPLVVQLHIDAWVLPSHAQAERVAEGGLDLAICWTPVADLAALGLRADLLGADRLYAVAEGADTSVVRARDVAVLLDADTASWSSWNIYAARFARDTGAELVRIEDGGITGPGFFEHVRRCGRPVLNSPKTQAGPMPQGLARRSVAGPAPYWPWYLVSRQDEARPSVLATIRALTDGVDAAALELEDPDSWLPSMDPYRSSRS from the coding sequence ATGGAGCTGCGTCAGCTGGGCTACTTCGTCGCCGTGGCCGAGGAACTGAACTTCGGGCGGACGGCCGCGCGGCTGCGCATCGCCGGCCCTTCGCTCTCGCAACAGATCAAAGCTCTGGAACGCGATCTCGGAGTGCGCCTTTTCGATCGGGACCGCCGCTCCGTCGCACTGAGCGCACACGGCGAGGCGCTTCTGGCCGATGCCCGGGCCCTGCTCGAGCAGGCCGACCTGCTGCGCCGTCGTGCGACCGAGCTGGCCGGCGCGGAAGCCGTGCGGCTCGGCTACGTCAGCTGGCGCCCGACTGATCTGGTCGAGCGAGCTCCGCTGGTCGTGCAGTTGCACATCGACGCCTGGGTGCTGCCGTCCCACGCGCAAGCCGAGCGCGTCGCCGAGGGCGGGCTCGACCTCGCGATCTGCTGGACACCGGTAGCCGACCTGGCCGCGCTCGGGCTTCGCGCCGACCTGCTCGGCGCCGATCGGCTGTACGCCGTCGCCGAGGGCGCGGACACCTCGGTCGTCCGCGCGCGGGACGTGGCGGTGCTGCTGGACGCCGACACGGCCAGTTGGTCGTCCTGGAACATCTACGCCGCCCGCTTCGCCCGCGACACCGGAGCCGAGCTGGTGCGCATCGAGGACGGTGGGATCACCGGACCGGGATTCTTCGAGCACGTACGGCGTTGCGGCCGACCGGTACTCAACTCCCCGAAAACGCAGGCCGGGCCGATGCCGCAGGGCCTGGCCCGCCGTTCCGTCGCCGGCCCGGCACCCTACTGGCCGTGGTATCTGGTGTCGCGTCAGGACGAGGCGCGCCCGAGCGTCCTCGCGACGATCAGGGCATTGACGGATGGTGTGGACGCGGCGGCGCTCGAACTCGAGGACCCGGACAGTTGGCTCCCGTCCATGGACCCGTACCGCTCCTCCCGCAGCTGA
- a CDS encoding muconolactone Delta-isomerase family protein: protein MKEFLVELRTTFPDDMAQTEVDRLRAAEAVRARALAAAGHLVRLWRPIGELRSIGLWRAADEAELREKVLGTLPLYPFMTVQVTSVAPHPNDPGAAGA from the coding sequence ATGAAGGAATTCCTGGTCGAGCTGAGAACAACGTTCCCCGACGACATGGCGCAGACCGAGGTAGACCGGCTGCGTGCCGCCGAGGCGGTGCGCGCCAGGGCTCTGGCCGCCGCCGGCCACCTGGTTCGGCTTTGGCGCCCGATCGGCGAGCTGCGAAGCATCGGCCTGTGGCGCGCGGCCGACGAGGCGGAACTGCGGGAAAAGGTGCTGGGTACGCTGCCCTTGTACCCGTTCATGACCGTTCAAGTGACCTCCGTCGCCCCGCATCCCAACGACCCCGGTGCGGCCGGGGCTTAG
- a CDS encoding MarR family winged helix-turn-helix transcriptional regulator, with protein sequence MPPDAMPPEEPIRWLTADELHAWRSFTLMLYTLPAALEAQLQNDARLSLLEYYVLAGLSEQKTHRMRMSELARLASSELSRLSHLLKRLEKRGLVRREPDPADGRYTLAILTDDGYAHLVASAPGHVTRVRELVLAALDAAEFRALGESSAKIVERIESERPGPA encoded by the coding sequence ATGCCCCCAGACGCGATGCCACCCGAAGAGCCCATCCGCTGGCTGACCGCGGACGAACTGCACGCCTGGCGCTCGTTCACGCTGATGCTCTACACCCTGCCCGCCGCCCTCGAGGCCCAACTCCAGAACGACGCGCGGCTGAGCCTGCTCGAGTACTACGTCCTCGCCGGGCTGTCCGAACAGAAGACCCACCGGATGCGGATGTCCGAACTGGCGCGCCTCGCCAGCTCCGAACTCTCCCGCCTGTCGCATCTGCTCAAAAGGCTGGAGAAGCGGGGCCTCGTGCGCCGGGAGCCCGACCCCGCGGACGGCCGCTACACGCTCGCGATCCTGACCGACGACGGCTACGCTCACCTGGTCGCATCAGCCCCCGGACACGTCACCCGGGTCCGTGAACTGGTCCTCGCCGCTCTCGACGCCGCTGAGTTCCGCGCCCTGGGCGAGAGCTCCGCCAAGATCGTCGAACGCATTGAAAGCGAACGCCCCGGCCCAGCCTAA